Part of the Megalopta genalis isolate 19385.01 unplaced genomic scaffold, iyMegGena1_principal scaffold0036, whole genome shotgun sequence genome is shown below.
AATCAATTACAACTACAAGTAAATACTACTACAACCAATTACAAATGCAATCAACTACAACTGCAATTAAATAACATTACAATGATTTACAACTACAATTATTTGCAATTACAATTGattataaatacaattaattacagtTACGATTAATTTCAGTTATAATTAATTACAGCTACAATTAGTTACAGCCACAAATAATTACTCCTACCATTAATTACAGCAACCATTAATTACAGCTACAATTAATTACGgctacaattaattacatttacaattaattacaaatacaatCATTTACAATCACAATCAATTACAAATACCATCAATTACCGTTAAATTAATTACAACTACAATTAGTgacaaatacaaataattacagCTACCCTTAATTAAGGCAAACGTTAATTACAGCTACAATTATTTACAGCAACCCTTAATTACTGTTATCATTAAATACAGCAACCATTAATTACAGCTGCCCTTAAGTACAGCTACAATTAATTACGGCAACAATTAATTACGGCTACATTGAATTACAACTACAATTAGTTACAGATACAAAcgtttacaattacaattatttgccattacaattatttacaattacaattatttgcAATTACAGTtatatacaattacaattaattacaattacatttaaTTGAAACTCAATTAATTACAGCTACAATTATTTACAGCTACCATTAATTGCGACTACCAATAATTACTGATAATATCAATTACCGTTACGAATAATTATAAGTACCATTAATTACAGCTACCACTAATTACAGCTACCCTTAGTTACAGCCACCGGTAATTACAGCTGCAATTAATTACAACAACAACTAATTACGGCTACAATTAATTACGGCTACAATTAGTTACAACTACAATTAATTACGGTTACAATTAGTTACAACTACAATTAATTGCAACTACAATTAATTGtaactacaattaattacaactaTAATTAATTACAACTACAATTAGTTGCAACTACAATTAATTACTTCttcaattaattacaaatacaatGAATTACAGATGCCCTTAATTATATCAACCATTAATTACAGCTACTACTAATTACCACAACCATCAATTACTGCTACCAATAATTACAGCTAACATTAATTACAGCTACCATTAATTAGAACTACAATTTATTACAGCTACAATTAATTACGACTgcaaataattacaattacaattaattacaaacacaaaaatttacaattacaattaatcacaatttcaattatttacaattacaattaattgAGGCTCATTTAATTACAGCTAAAATCGTTTACTGCTACCATTAATTAGAGCTACCATTAATTACAGCTATCAATAGTTACTGCTGCAATTGTGATTAcaactacaattaattacaactataattaattataactaCAATCAATCACAACTACTACTAATTATTACTACATATAATTACAAATACAATcatttacaattacaattatttaccattgcaattatttaaaattacaattatttgcAACTACAATTAATTAGAAATACGATTAATTGCATCTACCATTAATTACAGTAACCTTTAATTACTGCTACCATTAATTACAGCTACCATTAATTACAGCTACTATTAATTATtgctacaattaattacagcgACCATTAATTACTGCTATCATTAATTACAACTACCATTAATTGCAGCTACCTTTAATTGCAGTTAAGATTAATTACTGCTACCAGTAATTATTGTTACCATTAAATACAACTACCattaattacaactactatTAATTACAGCTACCTTTGATTACAGCTACAATTCTCTCTCTCATTACTGCTAACATTAATTACTGCTACCTTTAGTTATAGCTACCATTAATTACACCTACAATTAAGTACAACTACAACTTATTACAGTTACATTTAATTGCAACTACCATTAATGACAGCTACCTTTAATTACATCTACAATTAATTGCTGTTGCCATTAATTGCAGCTACCATTAATTACAGTTACCTTTAATTACAGCTACCTTCATTACGGCCACAATTAATTACAACTACAATCaattacaaatacaattaattacagctacCCATAATTGTTGCATCCATTAAATTATGGTATTTAATGGTAGCTTTATCTAATGgtagctgtaattaattgtacctgtaattaattttatttgtaattaattgtagttgtaatttatttgcagctgtaattaattgtagctgtaattaaagatagctgtaattaattgtatgtataattatgtgtatttgtaattaattgcaTATGTAGTCAATTtatatgtaattaattgtagctgCAATTAATTGTGGCTGCAATTATTTGTGGCTGCAATTAATTGTGGCTGCAATTAATTCTGGTTGCAATTAATTGTGGTTGTGGTTGTAGTTCTAGTTCTAGTTCTAGTTGAAATGGAAAATGGGaacaaaattgtaattaaaaataaCGTTGGTTTAGAATTCTATGTGTTTAGAATCCTAAGGCTTGATTTTTGACCAGACGTGACTTCGTAGTTATTGTTTGCACTCATAAGTTCCATTTCGGTAATTACGGTCATCTTCACCAAAAACATACACAATAAGCAGGAAAGACTCCAAATCCCGACCCTTGGACTTTCTCCTGCCCATCGTAAATCCCTTGGAACGTGAAGTACACTCATGAACCCAGTGGAGTTGGCAAGAAGCACAACAGAAACGAAGCTCGCACGCCTCAAGACGAATCTTCCGCACAGGCTCTTGCCGGCCACTTTTGACGGCCATCAATTAAGGCTCTTGCTAGCCACTGTTCCCGACCGTCTTTCACGGATTCTGCAGGCCATCGTTGGCGCCCAATACACGAACGTGTTTTTGAACCTGCGAAATAACGACACGCTCGAAACAACCTTGATACTTCGCAACAAAGACACAATTTTTATCAGCAAAAATAGGAATCTCAAAATATTCAATTTAGAGAGCACGTACCAGTTacgattattatcatattaatttCAAAATTACTTAGTTATGATTAGTAAACTTGATATAAATAAGTTTTATactattgtaaatattaattcaaCCTATTGTTGTAACTtttcaattaatttcatttataaaaaaCAGTTTATTATAAATCTTCAAAGCGTCAACATAAGTATCTCTAAAAGtccaatttatttaattgatataataGTTTCAGTTCAAAATATTTGaattagaaaaattaaattaatttatacgtgtgaatttaaatatcaaagtgaattaatttaattagataGAAAACGGTATAAATGCTTGTTCTATTGTCACACCTGATTTGTGTCCCTAGTACAGCAATATTTCAGGTTTTCCATGATTTTTCTACGTCCGTTAGTTTTTGCAAGCATCCCCACCATTTCACTGCGCATACAATCCACGACGAATCCTGTCTTAACATTGAATCATCAGCCAATCACCTATTCTCGCTAATGTAGCGCGCTGCGACCTAACTGTTGCTTATTTTCGCCCTCTTACGGTAGATGATGAAAACAAACGCAGCTGTTCTTGTGTTCGAAGTCCCAAATGCGTATTTAGAAATAATGTGGCGCACGAGTGCATCCAGTGTTAAGTTATACTTCAGTAACGAAAGGACAAAATGGTAGATATGAAAAGTAATGTGAGTTTCGCGTGTCAGTGTTGTCTGCAGCCGCTGCGGTTAGACCCAAAAATCTATCATCATAAAAAACATACGGCAACGGAGCTTTTAAGTAAGTAATTTCTATTTTGAACTACATGCATGACCTTGTAAGCGATTTTACGCTTTATACGCCATTCTCTTTAATGTACAGTAACATTTTCAGCTTCGATTGTGATAATAAATACTGATTAACAAACTAAATCATTATttcacttttatttttatttttcctgctgcattataatttttttattattttataatgctACCAACAGAACATGAATTGATAAtcaatatcaataaataatgGGACTATTAATAGAAATACAATATATGACTTTGTTAACAGATCCCATACAGCAAGTTGTGGGAGAGCTGGAACCTCAAAGTGGAAGTATGGAATATCTTGTTCCTCCATTTAAATTAACAGAATCTACGAATGGAACTAATGGGTTCATGTTAGTTGGTGATTGTGGGGAAATAGAAAGTCTCAGTCATCATTTGAAGGTACTTGGAGTTCATGTAACTTACTTGAAAGATAGTAATGTAATGTTTATTTCTTTCAGATAcaagaaaatcaatgcgatattattAGTAGCAGCAACTCTGCTGATTACCCACTCTGCAATAATTGCACCGATAGTCTCTTATTACTATTGGATCAACAGTTAAGGATGACAGAAGGAGAATGTTCAGATTATAATGAATATctaaagaaattagaaatagaacaacagcaacagagCCATCAGGATATTGAGATGGAGACACTTACAAAAGAACTTCAAGATGTTTGGTTAGCGGAAAAGAAAATGATTAATGAATTAGAAGCATTGATGAAAGAGGAAATGGCAACCAGAAATGCAATAGTTCAACAAGAAAGAGATAATGAAAGATTGCATAGTGAAGAACAAAGATATTATAGGAAATATTCAAGATACAAATATGATCTCATATTGGCTGAAGATGAATGTCACAGGTAATTATTACAATATAGTTGATTTGATTACAATTTCTTCCTATTAACATTACCAATTTGTTTAGGCTGGAATGTCAACTAACCTATGCAACATCTCAGCTAGAGAAACTGAAGAGAACAAATGTATTCAATGCTACATTTCATATTTGGCACTTGGAACATTTTGGAACAATAAATTCCTTCCGTTTAGGCAGATTGCCAAGTGCATCGGTTGATTGGAGCGAAATAAATGCTGCCTGGGGGCAGACAACGTTATTATTATCAGCACTAGCTCGTAAGATGAATTTCACGTTCAAACGTTTTCGTTTGGTGCCATTTGGTAATCACAGTTACATTGAAACATTGGACCAGCAGAGAGCATTACCTTTGTATGGAAGTGGAGGTTTCAAGTTTGTGTGGGACATGCAGTTTGATACAGCAATGGTGGCTTTTCTAGATTGTTTACAACAATTTAAGGAACAAGTAGAGAAAAGTGACAGTGGATTCTGTCTGCCCTACAGAATGAAACGTGGAAAAATAGAAGATTCTGCAACAAAAATCTCTTACTCTATCAAGTACGATTAATTACATATAAAATACGACTACTCTTagttaaaattcttttaatatccaTTTCACGTATTTTGTTTCAGAATACAATTCAATTCAGAGGAACAATGGACCAAAGCTCTAAAATTTCTTTTAACAAATTTGAAATGGGGTCTTGTTTGGATTATTTCGCAGTTCACAAACGATGATACTGAGCATTAGCTTAATATCTCTTTAATAAaggatatatattttatttactatacTTCATTAGTACTTATTCCAAACAATGTTTAGCGGAATTAGAGCGTGTGTTAAGAGCAGTGCTCAAAAGTTTGTTAAAGAGAAACCAGGTAACACCATAGAGAAAACTTTGAGGACTTTGAACTTCCTTGAAATTTATGTATTGTTCTAATTTAGGGATACTTATTTCcactatttcaattaattcaCCTGCAGAAGCAATGCCCCCTCCTTCAATTTAACAAATTGCATTATAGGATGAGAAACTTGAGAAGTCTCTTTTCATGTATTTTATTCAGcactataaatttaatatttcgtaCCATAGTCATTGCAACGTATTTAAAATCATTCTAGAATCAAGCTATGTAtacttaaattatatttatacctAACACTAAGCTTATCAGGATGAGTGCGCATTTCGTCTGTGACTTCTACATAAAAAAGTGTGTTTTTATACAGTGAAGAAGTCGTGCatctgtaacaaattttagtatgAAAAATCTGAGAAATGTAATTATATTGCATCACATGCGGAACCATAACATTAACACATCCAAAAGTATTAATAAGTTTAATGGTCTCTGCCGGTGCTTCGTAACCGCATTCTTCCTTGAGTTCGTCTCTTGCAATCTCGACTAAAGACTTATCCTTGTCCATGATGCCAGTGCAGTTTTCCAAGGTCGGGCCTAATTTGGGCGAATATTTCTCAAGGTCAACCTGTTATTTATTTCTCAAGCCCACCTGTTTCCGAAAG
Proteins encoded:
- the LOC143261100 gene encoding beclin-1-like protein, with product MVDMKSNVSFACQCCLQPLRLDPKIYHHKKHTATELLNPIQQVVGELEPQSGSMEYLVPPFKLTESTNGTNGFMLVGDCGEIESLSHHLKIQENQCDIISSSNSADYPLCNNCTDSLLLLLDQQLRMTEGECSDYNEYLKKLEIEQQQQSHQDIEMETLTKELQDVWLAEKKMINELEALMKEEMATRNAIVQQERDNERLHSEEQRYYRKYSRYKYDLILAEDECHRLECQLTYATSQLEKLKRTNVFNATFHIWHLEHFGTINSFRLGRLPSASVDWSEINAAWGQTTLLLSALARKMNFTFKRFRLVPFGNHSYIETLDQQRALPLYGSGGFKFVWDMQFDTAMVAFLDCLQQFKEQVEKSDSGFCLPYRMKRGKIEDSATKISYSIKIQFNSEEQWTKALKFLLTNLKWGLVWIISQFTNDDTEH